The nucleotide sequence TTGAGACTGTTGTTGCTGCATCGACAGCACCTCGACGTTGTTCACTTCCTCCCTGAAGTCCCGGATGTTCGTCGCTTCCTTAGGATTCGCGCTCGGCTTGGGATCGTTGTCCAACGTTTCCTTGTTTATGGAGTCCCGCGAACCGTAAATATCGCGCTCCTTCAACGTCGCGGGCGCGACGACCTCGACGTTTATGAAGTCGGACGTTTGCTGGATGTTCTCGTAGTTCTCCACGTTCTGTTCGGGGGTGTTCCACTGCTTGGGAGGCGGGCGCGTGTGATCCTTCGCGTACCACGCGTTCTCCAGCGTGTTTTGATTGTACCATTGATCGTACCCGCTTTGCGAGACACCGTCCGTTATCTTAGCGGCACTTTGATATGTATTAGGTATTAGAAGATCTTGACCGACCACTGGCTGGCTATCGACGGCATGCGAGTTCTCGATGCCGCTTGGCGCGTAATCCGGAGGTAGCACGGGCATGTTGTCGGGTACGGAATTCCCTCGGATACTCGCGACGTTAAAATTAGCAGGATGTTGAGCTCTCCCTTCTACGGGGCTCGAATGCACCTCTAACGATTCGCCTAAAGGATCGATATGTTTTCCCGACTTGCTTCCAATGTTGAGTTGACCAAAATTGCTGGTTAATTCCTCTGCCGCTGTAGGAGCGAAAGTACGATCATCCTTCTCGCCGATAAGAACGGTTTTGGAAGGATCGCTCTTCGGTGCGTCGTCAGTCAGTACGTTCAGATGATGGTGGTCTCCAATCAGTGACTTGACGTCGCTCGATTTAGGATAACTGATCGAGTCATGAGGCGATACGGTACTTGGGGTAGAAGCTACTGCCGCTTGTTTCTCGCTTTCCTGCTCATTGTTGTTGGGcgtatgtacaatattttcaatagTCGTAAGTGCAATTGTAGACGCTGGAGTATAATTAAACGGCGCCATGTGCATCTGTTGCCACTCGTTTGCGGCAAACCTAGTGCCGTTATTGTTCTGCGGTACGTTCTCCGCGAACGAACTGTTATCCGCGCCCGTCGGCTGTAACCATTGCGTAGGATGTACAGATTCGCTTTGCACGTTGGAATGTCTCCAATCGTGCGAGGCACTAATGTTGCCCGATGGCGGCCAAGCAGCAAATGTGTCGTCTACATTATTCGTTGTTTGTACTAAATGCGCGGGTTGATGTTGGGACTCGCGATTTTGATTGTGCCACTGGTTCGATACATTAGACTTAGCACTCGGTTCGGTATTACCCTGCTGCCCACTGGCAGGCCAGTTCATGGAATGTTCCTTGTTGACTTCGACAGGTGCGTTATACATTTGCGATGGTTGCACGCCCTGATTGCTCATATTGTCAACTATTGGCTGCTGCAAATCCTGCGGCACGTTCTGATCCTGCCACTGACTCAGCGTATCGTTGTGATTCTGCCAATTACTTTGCAGCGGCAAGTTCGTCGCGTCGTCTTTGTTCCagttataattgttatgcGGTGCCATCGGTGGCGGGTGTGCCGGTGTCGTCGCGTCGTCTTTGTTccagttataattattatgcggTGCCATCGGTGGGGGATGTGCCGGTGGCGGATGCAACGGTGGCTGATCCTTCTGGCTCTGCTGCAGAAGTCTCTGCTGGGGATAAGCTGCATTTTGCGACTGCTCGCTCGACCATTGAGCGTGCTCATAACCGGATTTCGCGTTGCTCGATTGAGGCGGCAACGGATACTGCTGATTTTGATTGTAGTTCGTAAAGGGCGGAAAAGAATCCGTGTAAGTCGATCCGGTCTGACGAGCGGGCTCTGTTCTGGGAGTGTTTCTGTCCGACACGGAGTTCTGGTTAAGTACATCGGACGTGTTACCATTAAGATTcttgtaataatgattttgCGCAGAAGAGGATATCAGCTGCCCTTGATTCTGATACGAAGGTACATAATGCTGTTGCTGCTGATGTGGCGGTTGTGGTGGTGGTTGCTGCTGCTGGGTATCTGATTGTTGATCCAGATTCCAGTCCCAAGGATCCTTCCACGTATCGCTGGCAGGTTTTGATTGGTTCACGAGAGACTGCTGGGTGGTATCGTTCGGCGGAACGTCCGATTGAGGTCTCGACATGGGCACCCACATGTTTTGATTGGGCACTCCGTACGCAGCCGTATGATCCACCCGTGCTCTGATGGGTCTAGCTCGATAAGGATTCTAAAATTGCAGTTAACAGTCAAATCACTCATTCCGCTGTGTAACTCACGTCACGTAAAGCAATTAAACTTGTAATACTTACGTTCATGCTGCCTGCAGGACGGTACGGCCTGATTCACAGCACAATCTTTGAGATCTGCAAATCAACAACACACAATGTAGCGAATAATCTTCAATGGAAAGTCGACAGAGACGGCAGAAACGTGACAAAACGTTTTcgttaatttacaatttcacTCACGCATATTTTGCATACATATGTCACTTTCGGACGGTTGGCAATCAGCtaagaataatttaacgaaCTCTACCGTCAAAGCGCGAGTGTTTAATTGGCTGAATTGTCTTCGCGATTGCGGAAAACGTCTCGTCACCGCGACACTGACAGCCTCGGCGTACACggatgtaaattataaatgggTCATTAGCCGCGAGTCCCCGTAGCACCGGAAGATCACCGAAGGTCCCCCGACGCGTCGCGTTCCCGCGAcaggaagaagaggagagcGAAAGTCGCGAGCGAGCGACGAAAGCGATCGCACTCGATAAGATCCGTTTCGCGAAGCGGCTCGGCGAGCGGGAGGTGGGTCCTCGGGCCGCGATAAGGAGGCTCGCGTCAGACGAGGAATCCCTGCCCCGACGACGCGGAGTCGCGGCGATTTAACGCAATTATGTAACGACGGACGTGGCAGGGTGCCTTCCGGGAGAGGCGCCGTCCGGGAAGCGCGGCGCGATCGCGAGCACCGGGCAGCCAGCTGTCGAGAGAGTCGAGAGACGGCGCGGGGGAGAGCCGAGGTTTCTACAAACGTAaacgctcgctcgctcaccTAAAAGCTATCGTCGCTGCCGTCTCCACGCCGCGTCCGGTATGCGCATTATtggccgccgccaccgccgccgccgccagcCACTTTCACGGGTTCCTCTTCACGGCAGGTCGTCCAGGTCGTCCTCGTCTTCGACGTCGatggccgcgcgcgcggatacGATAATACGATCTCACGAGTACGCGGACATTTCGAcgtgcgcgcgagagagagagagagagagagaatgagagatgAAGAGAGAGGCAAGACACGACTTGGCAGATCGAGCACGTCACGgatcctttctctctccccgcTCTCCCCGGTAGCGACTTTCCACGCGAGTGACGCGAGCGGAACCGCGACGAACGTCAACGAACGTCAAAGCCGAGCGCCGAGGCCGGAAGCCGAGCGCCGCCGCGCTGAGGCGGCGGACTCAACaccgatcgcgcgcgcgagatggCGGCCCGCCGATTCGATTCGAACATTCGAACGCGACGCGTcgattacaattttaaagaaaactcCTTTATTTCCTTTTGAGGAAACAAAGATGTATGATTTACGGGCCCGATTTGCGCGCCGGCGATCGCCCGCGTCTCGAAAACGCGCGCTCGAACGTTATTCAATCCTCGCGGCGCGGGGAATTTCCTCCCACGAGCGACGCGGGACGAGTGCGCGAACGTCGCGCACGCGGATCGCGCGTCCCGCTTTCGGCTTTCCTGACAGCACCatatgtccaaaatcgggacgaTCGAGATCACTCGACATAAAATGTCTTAAGTCTTGTGTCCACAATGCtagaaatcgctccgagatctcggacggagaaagaattaaccAATTGCATTGGTCAATTGCCGAActgtttaaatatatgattGTCAATTTTTTCTCCGTTCGAGATCTCGGAGTGATTTCTAGTAccgtggacacaaggctttaaaaacattattatgacgtcttttagacattattAAGGCATCTTTCAAACACCATATCATAAGACCTTTTAAAGGTAAAAGGAAAAGGAGGTAAAGTGGAAAAGGTGTACGCGTTGTTTGCAGATCTCAAGGCTGCATTTGATAATGTGGATAGGGAAATCCTGTGGAGGATTCTACGAGGAAAGGGAATAAAAGAACAACTGATGAGAAGATTGGAAAGGATTTACGAGGAAACGGAAGTTGTGGTGAGGACCAGTCATGTATATACGGAGGAGTTCCAGACATCAAAAGGAGTAAGGCAGGGATGCGTAATGAGTCTACTTCTGTTCAATCTGTATATAGCGGATTTAGCTGAGGTAATGGAAAAGAGAGGAATAGGAGGAATAGAGGTAGATAAGATTAGGGTTTGGAATTTAGAGTATGCGGATGATATTGTGATGGTAGCGAGAAATAGGGATGCACTGATAGATATGATGAGCACACTGAAAAGATTCCTAAAGGAAAGAAAATTAGAGCTATGTACAGATAAGACAAAGATTGTAGTGTTTaataggaaaagaaaagaaggcaAAGGAGGTATGGAAATgggatgaaaaatatatagaagagGTACagacttttaaatatttaggttTTACGTTTAACAAGAATGGTAACTATAAGGACCACATTAgagaattgataaaaaaaggtAGGATTGCGGTTAGAAAAGTCTGGGGACTAGGAGAAAGAATATGTAGGGGAGATTTCTTAAGAAGGTGGAtgatgtttaaatatttgatgcAGAGCGTTATGGCGTATGGGGTAGAAATTTAGGGATGGGAAGAGAAGGTAGAgttggaaaaaataatgatgGACTATATTTGTTGGATATTTTCTATAGATTTCTGTACACCAAGGTATGTGATATCAAGGGAACTAGGTATGGTTAAATTAATGGTAGGATGGGCATAAGGGCAATGAGGTATgaagaaagaattttaaaaggTATGGGAGGAGATATTGTAAGGCACTGTTGGAAGGAAAAGGAAGCTTATGGGTGGAAGGATAGGTATAGtattgagagagaaagatattaCAACAGGAACGGATGGGGAATAGGTATACTGGAGGAACTGAGAAGAGAGGAAGcgaatttagaaaataaaataataaatagggAAAGAGATAACTAGAGACAATGGGAAGGGAATAAAATCCTAGAGGCAAGgcataataaaagatataaagtatattagaTAAGTTAGATGGAGGTCCGGAATATTTGAAGAAGAATAGTTTAAAAAGGGTAAGGATAGATGATGATGTACGTAAGAGCTTTAATAAAACTGAGATGCGGAAATTTGGAAGAAGCAAACAAATATTGGTTAGaagattggaaaaaatgtatttggtGCGGTGATGGCAATGACTGTATGGAACATTATGTAAAGGAATGTCAGAGAGCGAGTGTATCATGGTTTAAGGTTTTAGGTAATGACGAGGCGGAGAAGTGGAAAAGGCTGTGGAGTGATGAACTAGATTTAGATAAGGGTAAAATGTTGCGGAAATTATggaaggagagggagaaggaaattaaaaagagaaagaaaaatcaagCCAAAGATAAAGATTGTGATAGTTTAGGTCTAAGTAGTTTAGGTTCTAGAGGGCAGCGAGCGTACAATTGGTATGGATGGATGAGTGAGGATAagttttaaattgtataaaaccAAGTCCCTTCCTGGCTATTTATGTAAAAgctgaagtaaataaattctatcaTAAGACCTTTTAAAGGCATatttaagacatttttaagATGTTTTATGATATGATGTCTTAAATATGTCTTTAATAAGACGTCTTACAATATGATGTCTTAAAAATGTCTCaataatgtctaaaagacgtctCAATAATGTTTTTAAGACGTCctttatgtcccgattttggatgTGCCgtcttctttccttttcacGATGCGCTCGCCGATGGTAAGGCCGCGGAGCGTGCTTTCGCTCGCGCCCGTCGGGTCGGCCGTTCGCCCGCTCGACGGATAAGCGATCGTCGTCGGCCGAGCGGCGCAGTGCGCATGGACCGACCGGACGACTGACGTGGTGGACCGAGAGACGAGAGTGGGAGTGgacgcgcggcggcggcggccacGGCCACATCGCCATCGGCCCATACGCGCGAATAGCTTGCGGATGTTGAGATCGTGGAGCGGCGCGACGACACGAATGTGCGATTGAAATCTTCTCCTCGGTCGTTTTTCCAGACGGAGATCGGCGAACATCGCTCTTCTGTAGTAGGTAGTCCGGTAGGATGGTCCTGTTCACGATAATCGCAAGGGTGGCGGATGGCCTGCCGCTGGCGGCCACCATGCAGGACAACGAGCAGGTTAGAAATGTGCCACGGTGAAACGTCACTTCTCAGGCATCGCACTTTTTACCTCTGTAATTATCTCGACGCATCCACGGAAGTCCTTGTTTCCAAAGAGGAGAAGGGATCCTGAAATTCATTTGCTAAATTAGAAAGTTGAGATCTTTGGATCGAAATTTTGCCCGTTTATCCATGTTTTACTGACGTATGTGAGCTGATCGTGTTCTATTTTGTGTCGCAGGACGGTAAGAATATCGTGGAGTATCAGAATCAGGCGAAGATGCTGTTCAGAAAGCTGGGTTCACAGTCTCCGGCGAGGTGTACCCTCGAAACCGGACCGTATCTTTTCCAGTAAGCGACGATCGGCAAACTTGACCTATGTGTTTTAAAACCTGTTTTATATCGTACCTTCTTTGCAGTTATTTAATCGAGAATGAAGTGTGTTACCTGGTGTTATGCGAAAGGAATTACAGTACGCGCATAGCTTACAGCTACTTGGAAGACATAGCGCAGGAGTTTCATGCTCAGTATGGTAAACGTGTAAATACAGTGACCAGGCCTTATACCTTTATCGAATTCGGTAAGCCATTAATGACTGTGAACGTTAATGTCTTGAATATATTGCATCAGCTTCATGTTCTTCTTTTCTCAGATACATATATTCAGAAAGCCAAGAAGATCTTCACGGACAGTAGATCTCGTAGGAATTTGAACACACTTAACACCCAGTTGCAGGACGTGCAAAGAATCATGGTGCAAAATATTGACGATGTTCTACAGAGGGGTACCGTACTCTCAGGTAATGTGGAGCTGTTCCGTTTGCCTGAAGAGCCAAAAACGTAAATCGTAGATATCTGCGCgtactaatatattaattgcatcTTGCAGAATTGGATACAAAGACGCAAAACTTGTCTATGCTGTCGCAGAAGTATAAAAAAGACGCGAAACATCTGAACAGTAAATCAATGTACATAAAAGCTGTTGCCGGTCTTGTTGCATTTGTGATCTTCCTGTTATATTTCTTCGTTCTTTAGTTAAGCAACGTGAgtagaaaaaatttcgataatacGCGTCAAAGGTATTCCATTTCCAAgggtagaatatatattttcattcaaCTCGCCTATATTTATGGAGTGTTTGCGACTACAACcaccatttatatttatagaagaggaaattaaaaattttacgtacaaaataaaaacaatatatatatatatatatatatatatatatatatatatatatatatatatatatatatatatatgcacacatATACTCAAACTggttatgtaaaaattatgtttataacagaatagtatataattatatagcaaGATATTTGACGATTTTTTTAGCACTATTCAAAGACAAACactaaatttcttatatagaAGTTAATAGGTATACAGTTTTTATCACATTTCCGTTGAGTCATTTTCATAATCTTGCGTAAAAGATCTAGTAATCTctacgtaaaaaaagaaaacgatatAATGTGCTaccgttttaaaaatatattgtagcaAATCGTGTAATATAACTTATTTCGGAAGTTTGTTGGCGGTGAAAAATAAACTGCCTCTAAATTATGAACTAGAATAGAAAGAAATTTCACAAATGAGGAGCAGAGAcggatttttattattgcgttacgaatttttataaaaaaaaaattattgtatttatcatTCCTACGTCTGTTAAATTATACAGTTTGTGTGATCCTCTGTGAAGTCCCGAGTTAGTATAAGTTTACGAAaatgttttcattatttttgagTTGTACTTTTGGGTGGTGCGCAGGTGGAGGTATATATATCAGCAGAAAAGGAaccaattaagaaaaaaaaaatgtattatagatGGCCATACGCGTCATTAATGTTactatatttgtatgtatttcttctgtattaaaataacggtgatgtatttacaataaaatatatccacacataattaaatatttataacaatgaacgtaattttcacatttttatcaaGTCTTCGTAATTCGGTATATCAAGCGactgtttctttcttttaaatttgacgTCCGTCTTCTCATCATCAGAATCCGAGAGATcattgaagaaataatttatcggcttattttttttgtcatgCCCATTATCATTATTGTATCTTCTCTTCGCTCCGTAACTCGTACACTCCGTGTCACTCGTTTCTTCATCTGGATAATAATAGACATGATGTATAgatctataataatatatcgatgaTGCTTATAACGGATAATATTTACCAGTGTCTATAATCTCGTACATATTCGAGTGATCCTTCATAACGACATGCAATGTCGGAAACTCTACTATAGTTTTATTCTCCAAATTTTCTCTCAACGTGAGCGTAAGATCCAAATCGTAAAACCTGGAAAGAGTAATCGATTACAATTAGCCGAGTActtcaaaattagaaaaagtaaaaaaatatatattggttTACCTAGAGTTTGCCTTCTTTATTTTCTCGGCTTTCAAGAGCactttaatattacttaacCCAGCTGCTCTATAAAATTGCAGTTTATCAGCTAAAACCAGTTTTGTATTCAATCGTTCAATATCAGTCTCATCTGTCGAAGAGACCGGATCTAAAACCTGTTCCACCAATGTTGATAATCTTATGCTGTCTAGAGTTCTGTAATAAAGGTAATAATGTGAGTTGCTGTTCATTGCTAAAAGTCTAGGCTTTCAGACATGACATGCATTCGTCCATACCTGTCCACCGTGCACTTAATATTTTCAGCCTGTGGGAAAATCCATTCCAAACGCCAGAATAGCTCATTGGTCTTCCAATTAAGATACGTAGTGTTTTCCTTGTGCCGACTGAAGAGCTGCGGCATAAATAACAGCGATATCTTTCTGTAGCCTGCAGCGCATCTCAATTTATGTAGGTGCTGAAAGAAAGCAACATTGTAGGCCTGTTCTTCTTAGCCGAACTTCTTGCATGGctcatctttcctctttttcttttcacactGGAGAGAAAATCagaaaagatgaactgtgcCAGAAGTTTAGCTAAATAAAACAGACTTTGctgtacttaaaaaaaaatgacagtataaataaaaaacgagagGAGATAATGGATATCTTACCACTGGTAGATTAGCTTGACGCGTGAACCTTATCTCCGGATTTCGCTTCTTTGTATCAACCGTTCTGTCAACTTGCTCGAGGAAGCGATAATCTGCAAAATGTGAAACGGTCAAAGCCTCGAGACGTTTtaagcaatttaaataatctaaaaaaaggACTCTGTTTCTTACCGCTCAATAAATCTAGATCGGTGAACGAATTGAGGGGGATGAACTTGGTCTTGTCCCGGATCCCGTCGCACTCCAGTTCCTTCTTGTGGACGTTCACGCACGCGACAGAGCAGGTTCTAACCTCGCATTTCGGACAGGTGTACCGTGCCTTAGCTGCGGCGCATACCTCGCAATCCTCCAGTCTgtaaaaaagagtaaaataaaaggagTAAATTAATCATCGCGAGAGATTTACTCGatctttacatttatatgaaCATCAGACATTCCTACACTTACTTGGTCCTCGTGGGTTGCTCCATCTTGCTTTTAGGTTAGGTTTATTTGCTTCTGTGTGTttttgcgcgcgcgtgcatgtgtgtgtatgatTGGCTGCGTTctgccgatactccgctagcctagcaatcaaTTGTTAATTTGTGTTAATAATTAGCCAGATTTGTATTATTCCTCTTTCGTATTCGTATATGATAcagtttgatatttttcgtaaaggccgttttttttttaaataaatatatctgtttGTTTTGAAAGATTGAAAGCGCGTTTACCTCCGATGTTGACAAAATAACACTTGTCCGCACTCGAGCGAACGTTAGGCGAGAAATGAGCGCGTCTAGTGGTGCAAACCGTTGattcgtaatatatttttattacttgttatttttattgatctaataaaatatataataataataaaaactgatCATGTTCCAGAATACTTGGCGATTACGCGATTGTTGTTGATATGGAATTACATTGTTGTATATGGACATTTTGcacattaaataaatcaatttcaaataaacttTCGTggtatttaaaacatataattacaagaatatacatgtatattgttgcaattgaaaataaaatcgagaaaatgcgatatattctttattatccttctttatgaaaaaaaatcatctcTAGATTTACccagaaagattaaaaaatatatatttagtaattttagGACATGCACACTTATATACGCTttgtatttacaattaaataaattttcttaaatatcatattaaagaaaataatgtacGCATACAAGTGAAATAGAAAAAGTTTCTAGTGAATAGATAGTAacaattaagtttaaaataacgtaatacATGATTTCGGAAAGAGATTAAACACTTATCcgagaaaaaatgtttcatacataattatataaaatatatccatatacatatattttctttctcttctataatctctgttcgtatatataagaaaaatgattagaagaataatggaaaaataattatatgtataaataacttgcattttttttttacaaaaagtaaaattgttgTTGATATGGAATTACATTGGgcaattttttctcatttccttaaacttcatttttttattaaaaaaagaatgcaaagttagtcttttaattatttttcaatttttctttataaacaCAGATTATACAAAAGAAACAACATTtatggacatattttatatacatataattatatacgaaaaatttcttttattaattgagttaattagaaaataattgtttacacTGTATCCACTGTATTATAGATACGATAATAACTTGTATCCTGCAACGACTAAGCTTGCAATGTGAATgcttaaattataacaaattgtcTCGAGTTCATTGagctgaaaataatttttattcattatttgttctcttcttctcttttctgtgcatatatacaatatttcttttagaaTATCTGGTAGACTGGTAACTTTTACTGAAACACTTACGGGTCactcttaaaaatatataatattaattacaatcttTAACTTGgaattgattaaaatacttattagTACGGAATCAATTCGAGAAACACAATGCTTGTCGTAATTGCATTCATTAACGATATACAACTTCGTTTATTTGCGaaactaattataatttatcttatgATGGAATAACAATTGAACTAATCACAATAAACACATCGCGCGTTGTACGAGTGACAATGACTGCTCGTATCTtcacgaaattaaaaaaaaaagaaaggaaaaaagtatAACAAGAGTTCTGTAATGATGCATACGCGGCTTTCGCGAATGAAAGCAGTTACATCGGCTTCATTCGGCGAAGCGTGACGATCTCGTGACGGTCACGAGACTTCTAATCTAAAATTATCTTCGTTGCACATCGCGTCCCTTATATCGCGACTGGGACACGCATAAGTACAATAAAAAACGGTGGCTTTATTGCGACAGCGCTTTACACTGCTTGCAGTTCTCCATTCGCTCGTTGAATTCCTCTATCTGCAACGTCATCTCGAAGAACTTGTATTTGTCGTGGATATTCCGCGTGGCGGTTCGCAAGATGTTCTGGGGACTCGCTCCAGGTTCTGCGAATAAAGAcgttatttataatgaaagaaaataaatatgatagaCGATAGAAGCAAAATGCGCGATTTTGTGatgatacaatttattataagagtcCAGAGATGAACGATAAGATGCAAGATTTTATAAAGTTCCAAATCGAGGAATATAGAGATTTATAGTGCTGCTAAAGGATCTATTATTAGTGCGGGAATTTGAGAATCTAAAAATATGAGCTTTAAGCGCGCTTTGTGACGGCATAATACGTTATTTCAGGACTTCAGCTTTAGGTTCCATAACTAAAATGCATAAATAAGAAGTACACGTGTCGGATTGTATTTTTGGACGTACGTACTTATAGCAAGATGCGCCGACAGAGCGGTCTTGTCGAGCGAGAGCGCCCAGATTCTAAGATTGTGCACCTTAACGACTCCATCTATTTGCATAAAGGTGTTCTCCACTTGGGAATACTCGAAACCCTTGGGAATACCTTCCATCAGGACGTTAACTACGTCCTTAATAATCGCCACCGTAGTGAGGATAACTAATACGGAGAAGAGGAATGTACATATTGGATCCACTATGTTCCAACTTGGCTGAAACATAAGCCGATCATTAGAATCGTGCCTTGAAATCGTGTCGTCGATAGATAAGCCTCTATCTGTtgaattacaaaaatgttacGAAATTTCTCGAgggtaaaataaataaaggacAAACGTGTGACTCGATCtcgatataaaagatataaaaagccCAAGAACGAAAAACTTTCCGAAACTTTATCTTTGATCCATACGTCatgacataaatatatatatacattggtAAATACATTGATAAACTACTGACGAAAGTTTGAAGATACCTTAAAGTAAATGACTAATGCGGCGATAAATACTCCTATGCTCTGAATAAAATCACCCAAAACGTGGATGAAGGCGGCCCGCACGTTGATGTTCCTTTTCTGATGCTCCCCTTTGAGATCACCATCAAGCTCACTTTCCACGTCGCTGCCTCTATCGTGGCTATGCCCGCCGTGACTATGGCCATGCTGATGCAATGACAGGCCCATTCTGCAATGCCAAATTATACACGGTGCGTTATCTCTAAAGCAATTAAAGATGCGAGTCTAATTTCGGAAATTTTGTTGCAACCGATTTctgctaaatattttatcaggCCATTTAATTCGATTAATTCTCAACgatttctcattaatttctCACATTCAAATTGCCGTAATTCGTATCGTTATCGTTCGAATTGCACAACGAAGGAATACTCGATTAATGTTACGTTATGCACATTCTAATTCCCATTGCTATAAGAACTTCGTGAACAATCGTGCATGGTATCGCGTAGCCATGCATGAATCGCCGTTGGGTCGCGcagaagattaaataaatattgtcgTTAATGATATCACTAACACTAGATTTACCGCAACACCAACCGCCGACGTGATCAGCATCACCGTGGCGTCCAACACGAAGTCCTTGTGGATGATTCTCTCTATCGCGAGGTAGAATAAGATGCCAGTGACCACCCATATTAACAAAACTGAAGTCAATGCTCCGATGACCTAAAACagcgtataaaaatttatcaatttccatcaatttgtaatatttctaatgttttacaagataatttacaagaaaatttCCGCATGtgtattaacttttttttgtagtaCAATATATACCGCGAACAGttcgaaattaatttgaaacgGCTTTTAATCACATTCAGGCAATATTTATTCTATGTTACACTTCACTAATTTCTGCATCTAAA is from Temnothorax longispinosus isolate EJ_2023e chromosome 10, Tlon_JGU_v1, whole genome shotgun sequence and encodes:
- the Sec22 gene encoding vesicle-trafficking protein SEC22b-B, with the protein product MVLFTIIARVADGLPLAATMQDNEQDGKNIVEYQNQAKMLFRKLGSQSPARCTLETGPYLFHYLIENEVCYLVLCERNYSTRIAYSYLEDIAQEFHAQYGKRVNTVTRPYTFIEFDTYIQKAKKIFTDSRSRRNLNTLNTQLQDVQRIMVQNIDDVLQRGTVLSELDTKTQNLSMLSQKYKKDAKHLNSKSMYIKAVAGLVAFVIFLLYFFVL
- the LOC139820083 gene encoding box C/D snoRNA protein 1 yields the protein MEQPTRTKLEDCEVCAAAKARYTCPKCEVRTCSVACVNVHKKELECDGIRDKTKFIPLNSFTDLDLLSDYRFLEQVDRTVDTKKRNPEIRFTRQANLPVHLHKLRCAAGYRKISLLFMPQLFSRHKENTTYLNWKTNELFWRLEWIFPQAENIKCTVDRTLDSIRLSTLVEQVLDPVSSTDETDIERLNTKLVLADKLQFYRAAGLSNIKVLLKAEKIKKANSRFYDLDLTLTLRENLENKTIVEFPTLHVVMKDHSNMYEIIDTDEETSDTECTSYGAKRRYNNDNGHDKKNKPINYFFNDLSDSDDEKTDVKFKRKKQSLDIPNYEDLIKM